One Rosa chinensis cultivar Old Blush chromosome 5, RchiOBHm-V2, whole genome shotgun sequence genomic region harbors:
- the LOC112167720 gene encoding transcription repressor OFP4, with the protein MGNYRFRLSDMIPHAWFYKLKDMSKTRKHNTTSPKKKPPTSTFPPQRTHLSQTRYSYYITTEQQPNRDEKFYNSPTHPQASDVHFPEQPRRSSTKRSRRKAVYKPSPKKQVTSSSVSSGHCSCHASIPESPDYFGSSSSERNSPETHDFHELIPSEFESDQLCASEFGSYNCRVSSSTSDSIIDMKKEGSPKKVHDGFDMISELELPRILTKPMKFDDHDKASESTKLRKSTPSKLKETKGHRSLSVKIVKEERSSGRTQKDQKTTTPFVRNSSASPTGIRLRGNSPRLASKKLQQPCGARKSVSTNRGISDSFAVVKSSFDPQRDFKDSMREMIVENNLKESKDLEDLLACYLSLNSREYHDLIVKAFEQIWFDMAHIKISDS; encoded by the coding sequence ATGGGTAACTACAGGTTCAGATTGTCAGATATGATACCACATGCCTGGTTTTACAAGCTCAAAGATATGAGCAAAACCAGAAAACACAACACTACTTCTCCCAAGAAAAAACCACCAACCTCTACATTTCCTCCACAAAGAACCCATCTTTCACAAACCAGATACTCCTACTACATCACAACAGAACAACAACCCAACAGAGATGAAAAGTTCTACAACTCACCTACACACCCCCAAGCCTCGGATGTACATTTTCCAGAACAACCCAGAAGGTCGTCAACCAAAAGAAGCAGAAGGAAAGCTGTTTACAAGCCTTCACCTAAAAAACAAGTAACCTCTTCCTCTGTTTCCTCAGGCCATTGTAGCTGTCATGCCTCAATTCCTGAGTCTCCAGACTACTTTGGCTCATCTTCAAGTGAGAGAAATTCCCCTGAAACTCATGACTTTCATGAATTGATTCCATCTGAGTTTGAAAGCGACCAGTTGTGTGCTTCTGAGTTTGGCTCTTATAACTGCAGAGTTAGTTCTTCGACTTCTGATTCTATCATTGACATGAAAAAAGAAGGCTCACCCAAGAAAGTCCATGATGGGTTTGACATGATCTCAGAATTAGAGCTTCCTCGAATCTTGACAAAGCCAATGAAGTTTGATGATCATGATAAGGCCAGTGAGTCCACCAAGTTAAGAAAAAGTACTCCATCCAAATTGAAGGAAACAAAAGGACACCGGTCTCTTTCTGTCAAGATAGTCaaggaagaaagaagcagtggtagGACACAGAAGGATCAAAAGACCACAACTCCTTTCGTTCGAAACTCGTCTGCTTCTCCAACCGGCATAAGGCTTCGAGGAAACTCTCCAAGACTTGCAAGCAAGAAACTTCAGCAGCCCTGTGGTGCTAGAAAGAGTGTGTCAACGAATAGAGGCATTTCGGACAGCTTTGCAGTTGTGAAGTCCTCATTTGACCCACAGAGGGACTTCAAGGACTCGATGAGGGAGATGATTGTGGAGAACAACCTCAAGGAATCCAAAGATTTGGAGGACCTTCTTGCTTGTTATCTTTCACTCAACTCAAGGGAATACCATGATCTCATTGTCAAGGCTTTCGAGCAAATCTGGTTCGATATGGCTCACATCAAAATCTCAGATTCTTAG
- the LOC112167593 gene encoding protein GRAVITROPIC IN THE LIGHT 1: protein MESAGVKPLKPSSNISDIVSKFAKVCKLRSIGVHQPHNSNNAPSCEDGSDVTEDTECGGVKVHPQPVEVTRDSKICGDEELSKLFDIVSTLKLAYVQLQEAHLPYNPKKIIAADERFMAELEAICKMKRAYKEKQFVKLKSESSRSDILRKKIELNEKLLEEFKLQMEVNNSEIICLQKELRDLDLVNATLAEKVRQISSQRKTARVWTITRFQDTFRAASKSIHDFAKPLISLMKATGWDLDLAARAVEAEAAYLKRSHKKYAFEAYIARRMFYGLSLKSCNVDGIMRYDDPIDALIENPDSDFARYCGEKYLQVVHPMMETRFFGNLDHRTLVLSGKHPRTSFYQIFARMARWVWVLHSIAPMIDSEAKMFAVKRGSKFSHVYMESVVEDGEDAAVSDGGQVEFMVMPGFRMLETLVKSRVYLSK, encoded by the coding sequence ATGGAATCTGCTGGGGTTAAACCCCTTAAACCCTCCTCAAACATATCTGATATTGTCTCCAAGTTTGCCAAAGTTTGCAAATTGAGATCCATTGGAGTGCACCAACCTCACAACAGCAATAATGCTCCTTCGTGTGAAGATGGCAGCGATGTGACTGAGGACACCGAGTGTGGTGGGGTGAAGGTCCATCCCCAACCTGTTGAAGTTACAAGAGACAGCAAAATATGTGGAGATGAGGAGTTATCCAAGTTATTCGACATTGTTTCGACGCTGAAGTTGGCTTATGTTCAGCTCCAGGAAGCTCATTTACCCTACAACCCGAAAAAGATTATAGCTGCAGATGAGCGTTTTATGGCTGAGCTTGAAGCAATATGCAAGATGAAGCGCGCATATAAGGAGAAGCAGTTTGTGAAGCTGAAGTCAGAGTCCTCTCGTTCTGATATTCTCAGGAAGAAAATTGAATTGAATGAGAAGCTGCTAGAAGAGTTTAAGTTGCAAATGGAAGTAAACAATTCTGAGATAATCTGCCTGCAAAAAGAGCTCAGGGATTTGGATTTGGTGAATGCGACACTGGCTGAGAAGGTAAGGCAGATAAGTTCGCAAAGGAAGACTGCAAGGGTTTGGACCATTACAAGATTTCAGGATACTTTCAGAGCTGCATCGAAATCAATTCATGACTTCGCAAAGCCTTTAATCAGCTTGATGAAAGCCACAGGATGGGACTTGGATCTGGCGGCAAGGGCAGTAGAAGCTGAAGCTGCTTACTTGAAAAGGTCCCACAAGAAGTATGCATTTGAAGCTTACATTGCAAGGAGAATGTTTTATGGGTTATCATTAAAATCTTGTAATGTGGATGGTATTATGAGATATGATGATCCCATCGATGCCTTGATTGAGAACCCAGACTCAGATTTTGCCCGATATTGTGGAGAAAAGTATCTACAAGTTGTTCATCCAATGATGGAAACGCGGTTCTTTGGGAATCTGGATCACAGGACGCTTGTATTGAGTGGCAAGCATCCAAGAACGTCATTCTACCAAATATTTGCAAGAATGGCAAGGTGGGTTTGGGTTTTGCACAGCATTGCACCTATGATAGATTCTGAAGCAAAAATGTTTGCTGTCAAAAGAGGAAGCAAATTCTCACATGTTTATATGGAGTCGGTGGTGGAGGATGGGGAAGATGCAGCTGTCTCAGATGGAGGACAGGTTGAGTTTATGGTGATGCCAGGATTTAGAATGTTAGAGACATTAGTGAAGTCTCGTGTGTATCTTTCAAAATGA
- the LOC112167647 gene encoding transcription repressor OFP17, with product MRLKTSLKSKVLHPCTKLFRIFRFKIKKPFFIRPRHIRPHYTKVQTVPKKNKMTALFQSAFRSLRKPKGMNRLAAIKSFSEKGDHRVLPPSPVTPAYVKATAEKTVNSDHEKVQDACRSFENYLVEMIVEEGKVRDLTDVEELLYCWKNLKCPVFIDLVSRFYGELCKDLFSPDTDGSSSS from the coding sequence ATGAGGTTAAAAACATCCTTGAAATCCAAGGTACTCCACCCATGCACAAAACTTTTTCGAATCTTCAGATTCAAGATCAAAAAGCCCTTCTTTATAAGACCCCGTCATATTCGTCCTCACTACACGAAGGTTCAAACGGTtcccaagaaaaacaaaatgactGCATTGTTCCAGTCAGCTTTCCGTTCACTGAGGAAGCCAAAAGGAATGAACAGACTAGCAGCGATCAAGAGTTTCTCCGAGAAAGGTGACCACAGAGTGCTTCCTCCCTCACCAGTTACACCAGCCTATGTGAAGGCAACGGCTGAAAAAACAGTAAATTCGGATCACGAAAAAGTGCAAGATGCATGCAGGAGTTTTGAGAACTATTTGGTGGAGATGATTGTTGAAGAAGGGAAAGTGAGGGACTTGACAGATGTGGAAGAGCTTCTGTATTGCTGGAAGAACCTGAAATGCCCTGTTTTTATTGATTTGGTTAGTAGATTCTACGGAGAGCTTTGCAAGGACCTGTTTTCACCTGACACTGATGGAAGTAGTAGCTCATAG